A genome region from Macaca fascicularis isolate 582-1 chromosome 3, T2T-MFA8v1.1 includes the following:
- the FMC1 gene encoding protein FMC1 homolog: MAALGSPARTLRGLLRELRYLSAATGRPYRDTAAYRYLVKAFRAHRVTSEKLCRAQHELHFQAATYLCLLRSIREHVALHQEFHGKGERSVEESAGLVGLTLPHQPGGKGWEP; the protein is encoded by the exons ATGGCGGCCTTAGGGTCCCCGGCGCGCACTTTGCGAGGACTTCTGCGGGAGTTGCGCTACCTGAGCGCGGCCACCGGCCGACCCTATCGCGACACCGCGGCCTATCGGTACCTTGTGAAGGCTTTCCGTGCACATCGG GTCACCAGTGAAAAGTTGTGCAGAGCCCAACATGAGCTTCATTTCCAAGCTGCCACCTATCTCTGCCTCCTGCGTAGCATCCGGGAACATGTGGCCCTACATCAGGAATTTCATGGCAAGGGTGAGCGCTCAGTGGAGGAGTCTGCTGGCTTGGTGGGTCTCACGTTGCCCCATCAGCCTGGAGGGAAGGGCTGGGAGCCGTGA